The nucleotide sequence aaatttaattatttcagaggttaattacacacagactgatgtattcaagcctttatttgaGTTAATTATGATGATCTTCGGTTTGCAGTAATGAAGacaagacatttaagattagaacaTTACATCAGTCctatacaaaacatttttaacatagaaatgtgggcttaatgaaaagtatgtttgatACCTGTggttaaaggttgttattttcaaaagactgtgcatatgtgtgtgatCCATCACAGCAGTCGTACAGTTTAGTTTACACTTTATAATCACAGTCATACCCTTGAAGTGTGTGTTTAATATAATGGGTCTTACTATGCTTTTATAGctaacaaatattaatatttcatatgTAGCATACAATGGCTGAGATTACTTTATATGTGATGTCTGTACaagcaaaattattattaactaTATTCTTACTTATTACTACTAATTCTTATTAACTGCTGGAATATCATATTAAAAGGCAAGGAAACACATATTTGCTAGTTACCTTCTTAAGGCACAAACAAGTTATGTAACTTAGCATGAAAAAGgtataataaaattaaattatccAACACAGCtaagaattatttatttatttatttatttatttacatagcatGGTAAATGCTTCATGTCCCACCATCAATATGCATCATAGAAATGAATAAAGGAGGCAGCCAATTTCAGAATCTGCTCTAGGAACCAGCTTAAGAAACAAATACCAAGACTTTTTAatattacaaaacatttttcctttatttgccATCTGTGGAATAGTACGCAtcaaagaaaccaaaaacaaatccCCCTGAGCAGTAAATGCATTGCATAGTAATTGTTTGTTTTACCAATGCCATTCTCAATATCAGAAAAATAACACATGTTCTTCAATCAATATACAATCTGCTTCTGCTGTGGAACTCAACAAGCCAAATCTGGCAACAAAACAAGCAATATGGTCCCTCCTGCTGGCAATAGGACTTAATGAAAATTCCATCATTTATATCAAATCATCTGTGCTATAGTAGTTACTAAATGTTCTGCCTTTGTACTATTGCCCAGAGATTATTTTTGAGGGAATCCTGTACAAATTCTGTGGGAACAAGCGTTTGTGCATGTCTTACAGTCTGTGTGCGAACAAGGCATACAGCCTGTGAGCTGTATCTGGCCTCTTTGAGTACTGGGAGTGTGAAAGAATTGTGAGAATGGAGGATGTTGGATTCTGTGAATCACTGATTCTCATCAGGTACCTTTCTCATTGCTTTCTGCTCGAAATGGACATTGACTAAGAATTAATCAAGTGTATCAATTGATCCACAAAACAATCATAAGCTGGGAGTTTGCACAAAAATATCAATACTTTGTCAATATCCATCTAAAGTCTCTATCTGGGTCATGCTGACAGAATGTAGTTTCCATGTCTCTTTTGCCCCGCTGATTTGTCACAATTTGCTCTTTCATGTCCCTGGTCTCTTACACATGGTAATACATCCAAAACATTATTGATTTACAGTATTTATTGATTATTAAGCTCAAACCTGATTTTTATGCTTGTCTGTTATTTGATTGCAAAACTTGCACTTAACCTTTTGCTAAAGAGAAAATTACTGTGCACATTTGTTTAAGGGTTCCCCAAAATCTGCAGTGTTGCGAGTGTAATTAATTTACTGAAGTAAAGCATAACTTCTGCTtgtctgtttttatgtattttatgctGCAATGCATCAAATGCTTTTGCAATCTTGTTACATATCAGTGAGTTTGATGCTCATGGTTAGAACTCATGGTTACTGCAATTTAACAAACTGAAAATTGATGAAGTTGATTAGTTGTAATAAATAGTGAAACAAAATTATCCTAATAATTGGTAATGAAATTTACATATACTTCCTATGACATATCAACAAAGTAAAGTTATAATGAAAGGTGCATTATTAGTGAAATGAGGTGATGATTAACAAAACTGAATTTCACTGTAGATCACTTCCTCTTTACCTTAAATTCATAAAGTAAGCATCATACTCAGCGTCAAGAAAACATAGAGCTGCAGCTTTACCCGATTTCGGTCATTGAAATAGTGCTCTTCTCTGCAGGTGTGTATACTTTAATCTTTAAATAATGACaaccataaaattcaaaatgcACATTTCTCTACAGTTGTGAGGTATTTAGAGCAATTATGTTCTGCTGTGGGTTACATAGCATACTCTGATAACATAGTTGCATCACAGAAAAAATGTCCTGCTTTAAATCTTGGCTGTGGCCTTTGTTTGTGGTGTTTTCATGACCAATTCAATGGTGAACTGATACGTCTTTTTTAGGGCAATCTATTCAACAACAAACTACAACATTTTCTGCTAATCTTATTTTCCTTTCTGGAGCCCATACCAGCCATAAATATTAATATGGTATGGTTTATACAAAATAGGTTTCCTGTTCATTGCACTGCAAACGCAAAGACACAACAAACAGACATTCATGCTTATACACACTCACAATTAAGAATAGTGTTTTTGTAAAGCCAGCAAAGTAAAGCCAGAGTTCATGAAGAAAGTCTGGCTATTCATACTGAGAATGTGTAAACTCTCAAAGTCTTTACTGCCAGCATTTAAACTGAGACCTTCTTACTGTGAGGCGATGATGTTAAAGCTGCCACGTGGAACCCCTTAAGTCCTTCCAAGTTTTTCAATTCAGGGACTAAGAGACTAATGCCAGGATGTGGttataaaaaagaaagttgTATAACTGATTGTTCATTTAATACTAACAAGCATTTGGCTGCTTTGACTCCTCTTAGAAGCTCAGATCATCTTAAGATCTAAATCTCCCCAATTTATCTACAAATAAGTACAGAGGCTCAACTTATTTGATAGATACTGACTGTCACTGATCTGTTGTCTAGTATTGACAACTATCAAATAAGCTCAATTTTGGTATTAATGATGggtaatatatattatatatggCTGATCTGAAATTTGTGAACATCAAGGAGTGTGCTTTGACCCATTTCCTGATGTCTGTAGATCATTATAAAATATTCTATACAGACTAGACCcttgcagataaaaaaaacacatcttacAAAAGCAAAGTATGCAACTTTTAAACCTAAATTTTACTGTAATTGCTGATAAATGTCATCCTTGATGAGCAGCAAAAAAGCAGGAATTTGGTTATAGCTATGCAATCTATCAGAATCTGCTGAACATCAGTTCTCTTTGAAATAATGTCCTCTGAAGCAACATGTTAACATGGTCAAAGTGCATAAAAATATCACAAACTGAGGAAAATTACTTCAAAGGGCCCAAGGGAATTAGTTTAAGACATAAATCATTGGACATAGACTGATTTACACACAGGCAGACTCTCATCTACTAACCTAAAAACTAAATGATCCACAAAACTACAGTAATGATTTTTAGTATGATCTTCTTTATCTAGATACAtaacaaataacaaaataaacaaaataaaatgtatcactTATTAAAACCATAACAGCTGTGATCCTAAAAGTAACATCACAATATAGTTTTGTCACCCTCTAAAATAGACACATGTACTACTACAAGAAGTAACCTGATGTGCCAAATGCTTCTGATTGCTGTTGATCTTTCAAAAGTCAAAAGCAAATTCATTTATAGTTGTAGAAGGGGGCTTGTTCCAGCAGACCTCACTGAACTTAGAGAAATAGCAGCAGACAGACTAAAATGAGTCATATGTCTGGCAACAATGAACATTAGAAAGAATTATGTTAGCTGAGTATCTAAAGGGTAcagtttgtgctgtttttatcCTTTATCCCCTTTAAAACTTTAAGCCAAAAGTGCTACTTCAAACTATTAAGAGCAATAGAGCACAAGTGTTTAAAGTAGCAATAATTAAActgctttaaaacaaaagaaaaatactgtgaaaaaaaacatgttagctTGAACTATAAAAGCATATCTTCTTTCGTTACTTATCATTTCTAAAAACCGCTGCACAAATGAGTAACCGAAATCTGATCTGTAGTGCTGACTTACCGAGGAAACGTACTGGATTTCTCTGCAGAGTTTTGTCTCCCTGGGAAAATCTGCCAGATCCAGGAAATTGTCTACCACCACTTGACCAATGATATCATGCCGTGAAAAGCGGTCGAAGTCGTAGACGCTGAAATGCAGCTTACGTGTGGGAAGCTCAGAGTAGAACACAGGGAACAGGAAAACCTCATCAAACACAGGGTTTAGCGTCTTGCGGTGCACCTTGGTCTGGTGTTTGGTCTTCCGATCAGGCAGCAGGTAGATCTTAACATAGGGATCAGAGGTACCAGAGAAATCCTTGGCAGGGAGGTCCTCTGCTTTGTGGATTTTAACTATTAATTGTTCCAAATCACAGTCAAATTTAAGAATAAAATGGAGGCGCCCACAGCCCCCACCTCTACGACTGCCTTCGTCCCCCTCAATTGAGCGCTGCTTGTACAGCTCGGGTTTGAGGCGGCCAAGGCCCAGACCCATTCCAGTCAAGGAATCTTGTCTTTGGAATTGTGCCACATTGAAGTCTGGGTTGGAGAGGTTCATTTGTCTGCGAATGGAACCTTGTCTGTGGATAAAAAAGTCAACTAATTAACAAATCCTGATTACATCAAACATAATCTTCAGCAAGTAAGATTGATATAAATAAGAAGAAAACCAATACTGACCCCATTTCTGAGACTGAGCAACCACCCGGTGCTGGTTCTGTGGTCTGCCTCTGCATTCGAGGGTTAGTGTGACTTCCATTTTCCCGGGTTTTACTTTGAGCATCCAGTGGTATGTCTGGGGATGTGTGGCTTATCTTCATTGCTGCCTCTGCTGTGGCCATCACCACAGGTGGAGGTGACATAGGAGTCATAGGAGCCTCCACCGACACAACAGAGGCCACAGGGGTAGGCTCTTTGGCGACAGAACAGTGTGATGACTTACGGCGGTTGTGCATCGGAGGATCTACGGCAGTGTAAACTGGCTGTTTGGGTGCAGGCAGTGAGGGCAGAGGGCTCATTGTGGGGTTTATGTGCCCTTGGGCCTCCTTTGTTGTGGGTGAAAGTCCTCGCTCCCTCCATGGTATCCAGCAGAGTTTCCAAGAGACAAAGAGGGAAACTCCAAATAGGGCCAAGCCACAGGCAGTAACCACTAGTGATAGTAGACTCACGGATATATctaagaagataaaaaaaaagtgaaggaAAATCAGAATTAgattgtttggtttgtttttttttacttgtaattGTATTTTATGCTAAAGCTACACCATTGCtatcaacaaacaaaaaaaggagaaaaataggaATGTTTTATGCTCTTAATACAAACACATTATCTTCGAGTGGATTATTTACATAtagtttttgtttataaattacacacatcATATACTTTAACATGctaaatatgaaatattgactACAGAGTTTATCTTAGAcattatctttattttatttatctttagttCAGTGATGTTAAATTCAATATGAACATTTTCACTGAATTTCTTTCCTCTGTTAAGCCACTTAACTCTGGCCTACGTCATGTAAAAGTTCTTTAAAACTCAAGGGATGAAGCAGTGTTTATGTATAACAGTAAAATTAGCAACAAAACTGTCAAAAATTCACATTTCTTTAAAGCAAGTCACTAGTATTGCACATGTTTAAACTCAAACAACTGCAAATAtgaatataaacattttctatAGTATTTGTACTTTTCATGTTAAAAATACTAGATATTTTCTTGAAAGAAAGCTgtagattaaacattaaatttcagaaaataaagatcTGCTACAAATACTTTTTAGCTctgaaaagtattttcttttttacctaTTCGTCCAATGTATTTTTTCTTGCACTGTGCAATATgtgataatgaaataaaatagaataatttTGATTCTGCCATGCCAGTCTCACTGCTGTAAGTTGCATTTAATCTTCTTGTCCTTACACAATAATACACTGCATATCTATGTATCTTCTGgttcacatttatttcaaaaaagTTGTATCACAAAATTCAAACTACAGAGTCTGGAGCATGGGTTTGCAATCAGGTTCTCACAGCCATCATCACACAACTGCAGGACAAATCACACCTAATGTTATTTTCACATAGGCATATTGGTCTCTTGTTCCAATTGTAATAGTAATCTGAAGAAGGACCTTTTATATTAAGCATTGTGCAGAGTTTTCAGATGTTTTGGAAGCTCTAATTCATATCAACATTCAGATGCACAGCAGAGATGAAGCATGTTTCCCTTGTGCATCATCAGTACAACACATTGGTCAACCTAAATTTCTCACTGGGCTCTGCACTCAGGCCACTGATAAATAAGGAAATTAGAAACATAACTAACAGTGTTGTTATGCTCTTGATCTCTAATCTGGCATCCTATATATTTCCAGCATAATTTACCCTGGTGATAAAGCCAGGTAAGAAGTGAATCGGCTTTCTGATACTGAAAATCCCTGAGCTTGAATTTACCTTGATAAACAAAAAATCCTATTTATGAAATGGCCCCCAGACATTTTGGGTTTGCTTACATTTCAGTTGTCCTTGTAGCTGTATTTCTGTAGAGAGTCCAGTGAGCAAATTTACCAATTTATCACCTGAACCCAAAACTTAATCTACAATTCATCCTTTCCAAGGTAGCAGTTGAATTT is from Girardinichthys multiradiatus isolate DD_20200921_A chromosome 4, DD_fGirMul_XY1, whole genome shotgun sequence and encodes:
- the syt9a gene encoding synaptotagmin-9, which encodes MPGDRDDEICQKALELLSDLCSKGEVQNENCLDFIYYFRDLARPRYSDSDISVSLLSLVVTACGLALFGVSLFVSWKLCWIPWRERGLSPTTKEAQGHINPTMSPLPSLPAPKQPVYTAVDPPMHNRRKSSHCSVAKEPTPVASVVSVEAPMTPMSPPPVVMATAEAAMKISHTSPDIPLDAQSKTRENGSHTNPRMQRQTTEPAPGGCSVSEMGQGSIRRQMNLSNPDFNVAQFQRQDSLTGMGLGLGRLKPELYKQRSIEGDEGSRRGGGCGRLHFILKFDCDLEQLIVKIHKAEDLPAKDFSGTSDPYVKIYLLPDRKTKHQTKVHRKTLNPVFDEVFLFPVFYSELPTRKLHFSVYDFDRFSRHDIIGQVVVDNFLDLADFPRETKLCREIQYVSSDNVDLGDLMFSLCYLPTAGRLTITMIQARNLKAMDITGASDPYVKVSLMCEGRRLKKRKTSTKRNTLNPVYNEAIVFDVLPENIEQISLLIAVMDYDRVGHNEVIGVCRVGNDADSLGREHWSEMLSYPRKPVAHWHPLVEYQETTSSSQGGSCNSLKAPPSP